The genomic region ATCCAGGGATAACGCCTCCGTACGGCCTCAACGACTGCGTGAGGGGGAAGGACTCCCTCTTCGCAGATGATCCCGTGGATATATTCCCGCCGTGTAACGTCGAAAGCGGGGTTCCTGATCTTGAGCCTTTTCGGACGATCGATCCATACCTCGTCGGGGGATCTCTCCTCAATGATCTCGAAATTCCCGTGGATAGTTTTTGGATCAAACTTGAATAGCTCAGTGGCGACGTAGAAGGGAGTACGGGCCTCCTTGGACGCGAGAGCGATCAAACTCGTTCCAATCTTGTTTATGACATTTCCCTCAGACGTGATCGCATCTGATCCGACTAGGACGAAGTCAACTCTATTCAGGAACGTCCTAACTGCGGAATCCACAAGCATCGTTACATTCACTCCCGCATTCATCATCTCCTTTGCTGTAATCCTTCCCTGGTACCGGGGCCGAGTCTCCGTTAGAAAGAGCTCGAAATCTGCACCGTTTGCCTTGGCCGTTTTAAGGATCTCGCACACGGCTGAGGAGCGGCAATGGGTCAGGATCCGAGACCCATTGGTAATCCGTTTTGTCCCCACTTCTGTTATCTTTCGCCTAGCACTCTTGAAAGC from Candidatus Bathyarchaeota archaeon harbors:
- a CDS encoding S-methyl-5-thioribose-1-phosphate isomerase; translation: MEDIREAAGRIKRMEVQGATNVAFTALKAIVDHLISLEDTERDNVLVEVSQAKTILFASRETEPFMRNAVSYVEWILQRKDWTPSGFSGLVQRVSDEFVEAFKSARRKITEVGTKRITNGSRILTHCRSSAVCEILKTAKANGADFELFLTETRPRYQGRITAKEMMNAGVNVTMLVDSAVRTFLNRVDFVLVGSDAITSEGNVINKIGTSLIALASKEARTPFYVATELFKFDPKTIHGNFEIIEERSPDEVWIDRPKRLKIRNPAFDVTRREYIHGIICEEGVLPPHAVVEAVRRRYPWILGASGP